One genomic region from Haloferax litoreum encodes:
- a CDS encoding enoyl-CoA hydratase/isomerase family protein codes for MSDVEAVAAECETVDAVVDDRVEGVVTITMNRPDARNALNATLRAELKRVLDAVEDSSARVVVLTGADEAKAFVAGADVKELRERDMLEQREASKRPRVYEYVDDLKQPVIARINGHALGGGCELIQACDVRIAHERAKIGQPEINLGIMPGGGGTQRLARLVGEGHAMRLILTGELISADEATDIGLVDEVYGDEEFDERVYKLAEMMATKSPVALEFAKKAVKAASRMDLEQGIEYEAELFSQLFGGPDKNEGIDAFFEDREPEWHER; via the coding sequence ATGAGCGACGTCGAAGCAGTCGCCGCGGAGTGCGAGACGGTCGACGCCGTCGTCGACGACCGAGTCGAAGGCGTCGTCACCATCACGATGAACCGGCCCGACGCACGAAACGCGCTCAACGCGACCCTTCGTGCGGAACTCAAGCGCGTCCTCGACGCCGTCGAAGACAGTTCCGCACGGGTCGTCGTCCTGACCGGCGCGGACGAAGCGAAGGCGTTCGTCGCGGGTGCCGACGTGAAAGAACTCAGAGAGCGTGACATGCTCGAACAGCGGGAAGCGAGCAAACGCCCCCGCGTGTACGAGTACGTCGACGACCTGAAACAACCGGTCATCGCTCGCATCAACGGGCACGCTCTCGGTGGCGGTTGCGAGTTGATACAGGCGTGTGACGTTCGCATCGCCCACGAACGCGCGAAGATAGGCCAACCGGAGATAAACCTCGGAATCATGCCCGGCGGGGGTGGCACCCAACGCCTCGCCCGCCTCGTCGGCGAAGGGCACGCGATGCGACTCATCCTCACCGGAGAACTCATCTCCGCAGACGAGGCCACCGATATCGGTCTCGTAGACGAAGTCTACGGCGACGAGGAGTTCGACGAACGCGTGTACAAACTCGCGGAGATGATGGCGACGAAGAGCCCCGTCGCACTCGAGTTCGCCAAGAAAGCAGTCAAGGCCGCCTCGCGGATGGACCTCGAACAGGGAATCGAGTACGAAGCAGAACTGTTCTCTCAACTCTTCGGCGGGCCAGACAAGAACGAAGGAATCGACGCGTTCTTCGAAGACCGAGAACCCGAGTGGCACGAACGGTGA
- a CDS encoding thiamine pyrophosphate-binding protein: MDTSERLVESLERLGVERVFGYPGGRIIELFDDLPESTIELVRPRDEREASVMAEMHGRLTGEPGVLAGQGPWIGSLGLIGQMEARLASSPMVAITEASERGNYSTIAPYQQSRGDYGGLDLPKILDAVTKEHWFPRTPTETVRSLQLAFKHAVAGRPGPTAVILDGDAVTDEYPDDVLPPVWDEETQTRTWKAAPTARDVAAAVEALEGAERPVIISGNGVHAAGAYDELQDAADAYEAAVVTSYLGKSTFPETHRLAGGVIGSFGHEGANQLVSDADVLLVVGCRMNPMDTNWQSPDFIRPDEQTIIHADIDPRNAGWVYPADVGLIGDAAESLRELAASGGNDNDWAADRAESAKDSFHAPECDSDATPILPQRAIKEIERVVDEDTIVTADSGNNRFWLLNYLQVPAVQTYYGSGGVGGMGWATPAAVSAALATDKHVIGVAGDGGFAMTMTSVETAVEHGVAPTFVVLNDTSLGMVRQMQHGPDDISGVEFHDTDFTRVAEAFGAEGVRVETPGELGDALADARGNDVPTVIDVRIDREPDMAETLQSSFYAEVGGLHE; this comes from the coding sequence ATGGACACTAGCGAACGACTCGTCGAAAGTTTGGAACGTCTCGGTGTAGAACGGGTCTTCGGGTATCCCGGTGGTCGAATCATCGAACTGTTCGACGACCTTCCGGAGTCGACCATCGAACTCGTCCGGCCACGTGACGAGCGAGAAGCGAGCGTCATGGCTGAGATGCACGGGCGGTTGACCGGCGAACCGGGGGTCCTCGCCGGGCAAGGCCCGTGGATTGGGAGTCTCGGCCTCATCGGCCAGATGGAAGCGCGCCTCGCGTCGTCGCCGATGGTCGCGATAACCGAAGCCTCAGAGCGCGGTAACTACTCCACTATCGCCCCGTATCAACAGTCGCGCGGCGACTACGGTGGCCTCGACCTGCCGAAGATTCTCGACGCCGTCACCAAGGAACACTGGTTCCCGCGGACGCCGACAGAGACGGTTCGAAGCCTCCAACTCGCGTTCAAACACGCAGTGGCAGGGCGTCCGGGTCCGACGGCGGTCATCCTCGACGGAGACGCAGTCACAGACGAGTACCCAGACGACGTCCTCCCGCCGGTCTGGGACGAAGAGACCCAGACACGGACGTGGAAGGCCGCCCCGACAGCGCGCGACGTTGCTGCAGCAGTCGAAGCACTCGAAGGCGCTGAGCGCCCGGTCATCATCTCCGGGAACGGCGTCCACGCCGCAGGCGCGTACGACGAGTTGCAGGACGCCGCCGACGCGTACGAGGCGGCCGTCGTGACTTCGTACCTCGGGAAGTCCACGTTCCCCGAGACGCACCGCCTCGCTGGCGGCGTCATCGGCTCGTTCGGCCACGAGGGGGCGAACCAACTCGTAAGTGACGCGGACGTGTTGCTCGTCGTCGGATGCCGGATGAATCCGATGGACACCAACTGGCAGTCCCCCGACTTCATCCGCCCCGACGAACAGACCATCATCCACGCCGACATCGACCCCCGAAACGCTGGATGGGTCTACCCCGCTGACGTAGGCCTCATCGGCGACGCCGCGGAGTCACTCCGCGAACTCGCCGCCTCCGGTGGCAACGACAACGACTGGGCAGCAGACCGCGCCGAGTCGGCCAAAGACTCCTTCCACGCACCCGAGTGCGATTCTGACGCCACCCCAATCCTCCCGCAACGAGCAATCAAGGAAATCGAGCGTGTCGTCGACGAGGACACCATCGTCACGGCCGATTCGGGGAACAACCGATTCTGGCTTCTCAACTACCTGCAGGTGCCCGCCGTGCAGACCTACTACGGGTCCGGCGGCGTCGGCGGAATGGGGTGGGCGACGCCCGCCGCCGTCTCGGCAGCACTCGCCACGGACAAGCACGTCATCGGCGTCGCGGGCGACGGCGGATTCGCCATGACGATGACCAGCGTCGAGACTGCCGTCGAGCACGGCGTCGCACCGACGTTCGTCGTCCTCAACGACACCAGTCTCGGGATGGTTCGCCAGATGCAACACGGCCCCGACGACATCTCCGGCGTCGAGTTCCACGACACGGACTTCACGCGCGTCGCCGAGGCGTTCGGCGCGGAAGGCGTTCGTGTCGAGACACCGGGTGAACTCGGTGACGCACTCGCCGACGCGAGAGGGAACGACGTGCCGACGGTCATCGACGTGCGCATCGACCGCGAACCCGACATGGCCGAGACGCTCCAGTCGTCGTTCTACGCCGAAGTCGGTGGCCTCCACGAGTAG
- a CDS encoding IclR family transcriptional regulator — MTNEQRRPVKTATTSFAILERLKERGPLGPTKLASELGLAKSTVHRHLKTLEQEGFVVPDEGGYRVGLRLLDFGIYARNQHQFYEVAKPKVDELAEETGEKVWCVTEEQGRGFHLYGAAGKHSVRTPAREGTRSYLHQLAAGKAILSAFSDERVEAIVDQHGLPAKTSHTITDTDELFEELQTIRDRGFALNREEIVPKLHAVGVVVTDQDGYPVGAISISGPSNRLKGERLTVDLANLLLGAANEVEINLNFA, encoded by the coding sequence ATGACTAACGAACAACGCCGTCCGGTGAAGACGGCGACGACGTCTTTCGCCATCCTCGAACGCCTCAAAGAACGAGGACCGCTCGGACCGACGAAACTCGCTTCCGAACTCGGACTGGCCAAGAGTACAGTGCACCGACACCTGAAGACCCTCGAACAGGAGGGTTTCGTCGTCCCGGACGAAGGCGGGTACCGTGTCGGCCTCCGACTCCTCGACTTCGGCATCTACGCACGCAACCAGCACCAATTCTACGAAGTCGCGAAACCAAAGGTCGACGAACTCGCCGAAGAGACCGGTGAGAAGGTGTGGTGTGTCACGGAAGAACAGGGGCGAGGGTTCCACCTCTACGGTGCGGCGGGAAAACACTCGGTTCGCACACCGGCCAGAGAGGGCACGCGTTCGTACCTCCACCAACTCGCCGCCGGCAAAGCCATCCTCTCGGCGTTCTCCGACGAACGCGTCGAGGCTATCGTCGACCAGCATGGCCTGCCGGCGAAGACTTCTCACACGATTACCGACACAGACGAACTCTTCGAGGAGTTGCAGACGATTCGTGACCGGGGATTCGCACTCAATCGCGAGGAAATCGTCCCGAAACTCCACGCTGTCGGTGTCGTCGTCACCGACCAAGACGGCTATCCAGTCGGTGCAATCAGTATCTCTGGGCCGTCGAATCGACTCAAAGGTGAACGGTTGACTGTCGACTTGGCTAACCTCCTCTTGGGGGCGGCGAACGAAGTCGAAATCAACCTCAACTTCGCCTGA
- a CDS encoding thiolase domain-containing protein yields the protein MRDAYIVGAGQSKYGAFPDESYRSLFATAYEEAMESAGGVEPGDVDEAVVGSLGVGGRQLGLSGPAVTEHVGLHGVPCSRIENACAASGYAVRQAVQAVKSGMADVALAGGYEVMTDMSGDVAKYWLGVSGETEWERLTGTTFSGVYAQMASSYLDTYDDASPDHFSKVAVKNHANGAKNPKAHLGFECSLDDARNAPVVADPLNLYHCCPTSDGAAAVIVASEDVASACDDAVRVAGVGAASERVGLFQRDDYTSIRSSAQAAETAYEMAGLGPDDVDFAEVHDCFAIAELMAYEDLGFCERGGAPELVDDGVTELGGDLPVNPSGGLKSKGHPIGATGAGQAVEAFKQLTGHADDRQVSDANVGLTHNVGGSGGAAVVHVLEGGVL from the coding sequence ATGCGAGACGCGTACATTGTTGGAGCGGGCCAATCGAAGTATGGTGCGTTCCCGGACGAGAGTTACCGGTCGCTGTTCGCGACGGCCTACGAAGAAGCGATGGAGAGTGCAGGCGGCGTCGAACCGGGCGACGTAGACGAAGCAGTCGTTGGGTCACTCGGCGTCGGTGGCCGACAACTGGGACTGTCGGGGCCAGCGGTCACCGAACACGTTGGACTCCACGGCGTCCCCTGTTCCCGAATCGAAAACGCCTGCGCGGCGAGCGGGTACGCGGTTCGGCAGGCAGTTCAAGCAGTCAAAAGCGGGATGGCCGACGTCGCCCTCGCCGGCGGGTACGAAGTCATGACCGACATGAGCGGCGACGTCGCGAAGTATTGGCTGGGCGTGAGTGGCGAGACGGAGTGGGAACGACTCACGGGCACGACGTTCTCGGGCGTCTACGCGCAGATGGCGTCCTCCTACCTCGACACCTACGACGACGCGTCACCCGACCACTTCTCTAAAGTCGCGGTGAAGAACCACGCGAACGGTGCGAAGAACCCCAAGGCACACCTCGGGTTCGAGTGCTCTCTCGACGACGCGCGAAACGCACCCGTCGTCGCCGACCCGTTGAACCTCTATCACTGCTGTCCGACTTCTGACGGTGCCGCAGCGGTCATCGTCGCCAGCGAAGACGTGGCCAGCGCCTGCGACGACGCGGTTCGTGTGGCAGGCGTCGGTGCCGCCTCGGAACGCGTTGGTCTCTTCCAGCGCGACGACTACACCTCGATTCGCTCGTCCGCCCAGGCGGCCGAAACTGCATACGAGATGGCAGGCCTCGGCCCGGACGACGTGGACTTCGCGGAAGTCCACGACTGCTTCGCCATCGCCGAACTCATGGCGTACGAAGACCTCGGATTCTGCGAGCGTGGCGGCGCGCCCGAACTCGTCGACGACGGTGTCACCGAGTTAGGTGGTGACTTACCTGTCAATCCGTCGGGCGGCCTGAAGTCGAAGGGCCATCCCATCGGTGCGACCGGTGCGGGACAGGCAGTCGAGGCGTTCAAGCAACTCACCGGACACGCCGACGACCGACAGGTGTCGGACGCGAACGTCGGCCTCACCCACAACGTGGGTGGTTCGGGCGGCGCTGCGGTCGTTCACGTCCTCGAAGGAGGTGTGCTATGA
- a CDS encoding 3-hydroxyacyl-CoA dehydrogenase family protein, translating into MHISVLGAGTMGHGIAQVSAMAGHEVTMRDIEDEYVQNGLDAIERNLQGGVDRDKVTPAEMAETLDRISGTTSLKDAVTGADLVVEAVPEDMELKQDTVSEVESLVGDDTIIASNTSSLSVTEIMSALDDPGRGIGLHFFNPVHIMALVEVVVAEQTDTDTLEFATEYVEGIDKTVVEVGDSPGFASSRLGVALGVEAMRMVQEGVASPRDIDASMELGYNHPMGPVELGDVVGLDVRLGILEYLREELGERFRPPQILKRKVRAGKLGKKTGEGFYVWEDGEIVGVSEDVMSR; encoded by the coding sequence ATGCACATTAGTGTACTCGGCGCTGGGACCATGGGCCACGGCATCGCACAGGTGTCCGCCATGGCCGGCCACGAGGTAACCATGCGAGATATCGAAGACGAGTACGTCCAGAACGGTCTGGACGCCATCGAGCGGAATCTTCAGGGCGGTGTCGACCGAGACAAGGTGACGCCGGCCGAGATGGCGGAGACACTCGACCGTATCTCTGGGACCACCTCACTCAAGGATGCCGTCACCGGGGCAGACCTCGTCGTCGAGGCCGTTCCCGAGGACATGGAGTTGAAGCAAGACACCGTCAGTGAAGTCGAGTCTCTCGTCGGCGACGACACCATCATCGCGTCGAACACGTCGTCACTCTCCGTGACGGAGATTATGAGTGCGCTCGACGACCCCGGACGTGGTATCGGCCTCCACTTCTTCAACCCCGTCCACATCATGGCCCTCGTGGAAGTCGTCGTCGCCGAACAGACCGACACCGACACGCTCGAATTCGCCACGGAGTACGTCGAAGGCATCGACAAGACTGTCGTCGAAGTCGGCGACTCGCCCGGGTTTGCCTCCTCGCGCCTCGGCGTCGCCCTCGGTGTCGAAGCGATGCGGATGGTTCAGGAAGGTGTCGCCTCACCCCGTGACATCGACGCGTCGATGGAACTCGGCTACAACCATCCGATGGGGCCCGTCGAACTCGGTGACGTGGTCGGACTCGACGTTCGACTCGGCATCCTCGAATACCTCCGCGAAGAACTCGGCGAACGATTCCGTCCGCCGCAGATTCTCAAGCGGAAGGTCCGTGCCGGCAAACTCGGGAAGAAGACCGGCGAGGGGTTCTACGTCTGGGAAGACGGCGAAATCGTCGGCGTGAGCGAGGACGTGATGAGCAGATGA
- a CDS encoding MaoC/PaaZ C-terminal domain-containing protein — protein sequence MAYSYEPHYFEDFVEGKEFESVGRTVTEADFMMHSALSGDWTELHTNSEYAEDTQFGQRIAHGPMTFVQSTGFVYRSGIVERTAIAFLGMNYMDLPNPVFIGDTLSQTMVVSEQKDLSSRDDAGLVTIEVHMTKQDGTTVLEGDMKFLIKTKAGEE from the coding sequence ATGGCATACAGCTACGAACCTCACTACTTCGAGGACTTCGTCGAGGGCAAAGAGTTCGAAAGCGTCGGCCGGACCGTCACCGAGGCGGACTTCATGATGCACTCGGCGCTGTCGGGCGACTGGACGGAACTCCACACCAACAGCGAGTACGCCGAAGACACGCAGTTCGGCCAGCGCATCGCCCACGGTCCGATGACGTTCGTCCAGTCGACTGGGTTCGTCTACCGGTCGGGTATCGTCGAGCGCACGGCTATCGCGTTCCTCGGGATGAACTACATGGACCTCCCGAACCCTGTCTTCATCGGCGACACCCTCTCGCAGACGATGGTCGTCTCCGAACAGAAGGATCTCAGCAGTCGAGACGACGCTGGACTCGTCACCATCGAGGTGCACATGACGAAACAGGATGGCACCACCGTTCTCGAAGGTGACATGAAGTTCCTCATCAAGACGAAGGCCGGCGAAGAGTAA
- the paaI gene encoding hydroxyphenylacetyl-CoA thioesterase PaaI, protein MPATDEHAEIRDRASNDPFCGRVGIELADVGEGSAETTMTIDEDHLNFHGTPHGGCIYTLADAAFAAASNSHGDAAFALETNISYLAAAEVGDTITAVAEETHLGGRTAEYEVVVSDDAGDRIATFRGRVYKPGR, encoded by the coding sequence ATGCCAGCAACAGACGAGCACGCAGAGATACGTGACCGTGCCTCGAACGACCCGTTCTGTGGTCGCGTCGGAATCGAACTCGCCGACGTCGGTGAGGGGTCAGCCGAGACGACGATGACCATCGACGAAGACCACCTGAACTTCCACGGGACGCCACACGGTGGGTGTATCTACACGCTCGCAGACGCGGCGTTCGCGGCGGCGTCGAACAGTCACGGTGACGCGGCGTTCGCACTGGAGACGAATATCTCGTATCTCGCTGCGGCAGAGGTGGGCGACACCATCACGGCCGTCGCCGAAGAGACGCACCTCGGTGGACGAACCGCCGAGTACGAAGTCGTCGTCTCGGACGACGCGGGCGACCGTATCGCCACGTTCCGTGGCCGAGTCTACAAACCCGGTCGCTGA
- a CDS encoding zinc ribbon domain-containing protein yields the protein MNAIAGVGAYVPRLFLPADAYREAWGKGGAAGVERVAVADADEDTLTMATEAGRRALAAADIDAGELEHLAFATTTPPADEEEATVRLASLLGVTSTATTRQYGGGTSAGAVALAATLDVSGPALVVVSDAPQGAPESDEGAGAGAGAAAIVLAEGGPLTVDDVGEHSDPYPGTRFRQRGKADTASIGITQYERDAFTSAVAGAVDALDADVSDVDAAALTSPDGKLPYRAAGAVGVSTTQIHAGTIVSQTGDTGAAGPFLGLASALEDGAESILLVGWGGGAGATALSLSATGDTPVDAVLDGDTELSYAEALRRRGTITGEEPEGGGAYVSVPTWRQTIPQRHRLVAGRCRECDSLAFPPEGACTACGSLEGYDDTTLSGEGTVEAATAIGQGGAPPEFVEQQQRSGSFGVAIVAFDGPDGEESVSVPAQVVHSPAGTPTIGDRVVAVPRRIYEQESVVRYGFKVVPTAAQR from the coding sequence ATGAACGCAATCGCCGGCGTGGGCGCGTACGTCCCCCGACTGTTCCTGCCCGCGGACGCCTACCGCGAAGCGTGGGGCAAAGGCGGGGCCGCAGGTGTCGAACGCGTGGCCGTCGCGGATGCCGACGAAGACACGCTCACGATGGCTACCGAGGCAGGACGGCGTGCACTCGCGGCCGCAGATATCGACGCGGGTGAACTCGAACACCTCGCATTCGCGACGACGACCCCACCGGCCGACGAGGAAGAAGCGACCGTTCGTCTCGCGTCGCTCCTCGGCGTCACGTCGACTGCGACGACTCGACAGTACGGCGGCGGAACCAGCGCAGGCGCAGTTGCGCTCGCGGCCACACTCGACGTGTCGGGACCTGCACTGGTCGTCGTCTCCGACGCCCCACAAGGCGCGCCCGAGAGCGACGAGGGCGCTGGTGCGGGCGCTGGCGCAGCAGCAATCGTCCTCGCCGAAGGCGGGCCACTCACCGTCGACGACGTGGGTGAACACAGTGACCCGTACCCCGGAACCAGATTCCGTCAGCGTGGGAAAGCCGACACAGCGTCTATCGGCATCACGCAGTACGAACGCGACGCGTTCACGTCGGCAGTCGCCGGCGCAGTCGACGCACTCGATGCGGACGTGTCAGATGTGGATGCTGCCGCGCTCACTTCACCCGACGGGAAACTCCCGTACCGCGCAGCGGGTGCCGTCGGTGTCTCGACGACGCAAATCCACGCGGGGACCATCGTCTCGCAGACTGGCGACACTGGCGCAGCAGGACCGTTCCTTGGCCTCGCGTCCGCCCTCGAAGACGGGGCGGAGTCGATACTCCTCGTCGGGTGGGGCGGCGGTGCGGGTGCGACTGCACTCTCGCTCTCGGCAACCGGAGACACGCCAGTCGACGCTGTGCTCGACGGAGACACTGAACTCTCGTACGCGGAGGCACTGCGACGACGCGGAACCATCACCGGTGAGGAACCCGAAGGCGGTGGCGCGTACGTGAGCGTGCCGACGTGGCGACAGACGATTCCGCAGCGTCACAGACTGGTCGCGGGACGCTGTCGTGAGTGCGACTCGCTCGCGTTCCCGCCCGAGGGAGCGTGTACAGCGTGCGGGTCACTCGAAGGCTACGACGACACCACCCTCTCGGGTGAGGGCACTGTCGAGGCGGCGACAGCAATCGGGCAGGGCGGTGCACCGCCCGAGTTCGTCGAACAGCAGCAACGCTCCGGGTCGTTCGGCGTCGCAATCGTCGCGTTCGACGGCCCGGACGGCGAAGAGTCCGTGAGCGTCCCTGCACAAGTTGTCCACTCCCCCGCCGGCACACCGACCATCGGTGACCGTGTCGTGGCGGTTCCCCGCCGCATCTACGAGCAAGAGAGCGTCGTCAGGTACGGATTCAAAGTGGTCCCGACGGCGGCACAGCGCTGA
- a CDS encoding thiolase family protein: MSGSNERAVVVDAVRTPQAKKGGGFADVHPEDLVISILDALSDRTGVSPDEWVDFRLGCANQEGEQGRNLARQSLLAGGFPESVPGATLSRLCGSSLTTLNDAARAVEAGDGDVYSIAGVEHMSSVPFSDWLHPSLKERYDGGGSLSMGMTAETVARRYDISRADQDAFALRSHERAIAARDSGRFADEIVPVETPDGTVEHDEGPRGDTSLEVLDSLPTVFADDDDASVTPGNASPLTDGAAGALVTAESYAEEHDLPVLGRVVSRAVVGVDPEVMGIGPVPATRAALDEAGLTIDEMDLVELNEAFASQSLYCKRELDIDDDKLNVNGGAIALGHPLGCSGARIATTLLHELDRRDGRYGLATMCVGFGQGVATVFERV, translated from the coding sequence ATGAGCGGTTCCAACGAGCGAGCAGTCGTCGTCGACGCAGTGCGAACGCCGCAAGCCAAGAAGGGTGGCGGGTTCGCCGACGTACATCCCGAAGACCTAGTCATCTCGATTCTCGACGCACTCTCCGACCGAACCGGTGTCTCTCCGGACGAGTGGGTCGACTTCCGACTCGGGTGTGCGAATCAAGAAGGAGAACAAGGCAGGAATCTCGCGCGACAGTCGCTCTTGGCCGGTGGCTTTCCCGAGTCCGTTCCCGGTGCGACGCTGTCGCGTCTCTGCGGGTCGTCGCTGACGACGCTGAACGACGCAGCACGCGCAGTCGAAGCAGGTGATGGCGACGTGTATTCGATTGCTGGGGTCGAACACATGTCCAGTGTGCCGTTCTCCGATTGGCTTCACCCCTCGTTGAAAGAGCGATACGATGGCGGTGGGTCGCTCTCGATGGGTATGACCGCAGAGACGGTCGCCCGACGGTACGACATCTCGCGCGCCGACCAGGACGCGTTCGCCCTGCGTTCACACGAGCGAGCAATCGCGGCCCGAGATTCCGGCCGATTCGCCGACGAAATCGTTCCGGTGGAGACCCCAGACGGGACCGTCGAACACGACGAAGGGCCGCGAGGCGACACGTCGCTCGAAGTTCTCGATTCACTCCCGACGGTCTTCGCGGACGACGACGACGCGTCGGTCACGCCCGGAAACGCGTCGCCCCTGACTGACGGGGCGGCCGGTGCCCTCGTCACCGCAGAGAGCTATGCCGAAGAACACGACCTCCCTGTCCTCGGCCGCGTCGTCTCACGCGCAGTCGTCGGCGTCGACCCCGAAGTGATGGGTATCGGTCCGGTCCCCGCGACGCGCGCGGCACTCGACGAGGCGGGATTGACAATCGACGAGATGGACCTCGTCGAACTCAACGAGGCGTTCGCCTCACAGAGCCTCTACTGCAAACGGGAACTCGATATCGACGACGACAAACTGAACGTCAACGGCGGCGCAATCGCCCTCGGCCATCCACTCGGATGCTCGGGCGCACGCATCGCGACGACGCTCTTGCACGAACTCGACCGACGTGACGGCCGGTACGGCCTCGCGACTATGTGTGTCGGGTTCGGACAGGGCGTCGCGACGGTGTTCGAACGAGTCTGA
- the paaK gene encoding phenylacetate--CoA ligase PaaK: protein MVFDSMETASRDELREVQDERLQEMVQTAYENVDYYREMFDAEGLTPEDVQSVEDLSKLPFTTKEDFRDYYPTGMFAVDMEDVVRIHASSGTTGKPKIVGYTQDDLDVWSKAVARCLVAAGLGPDDIVQNAYGYGLFTGGLGLHQGVEELGATVIPIGGGNTQRQVEMLADLGSDAISCTPSYALYLAEVAEDMGYDIKDLPLRVVIFGAEPCTEPMRNEIEERLGVTGVDIYGLSEIVGPGVSIECQEQDGLHIWEDYFYPEVVDPNTGEPVEEGEEGELVLTTLSKQALPVLRYRTGDLTRLNYDTCECGRTAVRMDNITGRSDDLIIIRGVNFYPSEVESVVLEFDEVAPHYRIDITREDNLDKLKVTVEVVDDFDGSITDLKGRITKRLSNVLSFTPDELNLVEYGNIARTEVGKVQRVYDHRGQ from the coding sequence ATGGTATTCGATAGCATGGAGACCGCCTCACGAGACGAACTCCGTGAGGTCCAAGACGAGCGACTCCAGGAGATGGTACAAACCGCGTACGAGAACGTCGACTATTATCGTGAGATGTTCGACGCGGAGGGCCTCACACCCGAGGACGTTCAGAGCGTCGAGGACCTCTCGAAGCTTCCGTTCACGACGAAAGAAGACTTCCGCGACTACTACCCGACAGGGATGTTCGCCGTGGACATGGAAGACGTCGTTCGCATCCACGCCTCCTCGGGCACGACTGGCAAGCCGAAAATCGTCGGCTACACGCAGGACGACTTGGACGTGTGGAGCAAGGCAGTCGCGCGCTGTCTCGTCGCCGCGGGCCTCGGCCCGGACGACATTGTACAGAACGCCTACGGGTACGGTCTCTTCACGGGAGGTCTCGGTCTCCACCAAGGCGTCGAAGAACTCGGCGCGACGGTCATCCCCATCGGCGGGGGCAACACGCAACGACAGGTCGAGATGCTCGCCGACCTCGGAAGCGACGCCATCTCGTGTACGCCGTCGTACGCGCTCTACCTCGCAGAAGTCGCCGAGGACATGGGCTACGACATCAAAGACCTCCCCCTGCGCGTCGTCATCTTCGGTGCCGAACCGTGCACCGAACCGATGCGCAACGAAATCGAAGAGCGTCTCGGCGTCACCGGCGTCGATATCTACGGCCTCTCCGAAATCGTCGGTCCCGGTGTCTCCATCGAGTGCCAAGAGCAAGACGGTCTCCACATCTGGGAGGACTACTTCTACCCCGAAGTGGTCGACCCGAACACCGGCGAACCCGTCGAGGAGGGCGAAGAGGGTGAACTCGTCCTCACGACGCTATCGAAGCAGGCACTGCCGGTGCTCCGCTACCGCACGGGCGACCTGACCCGACTGAACTACGACACCTGCGAGTGCGGTCGAACCGCAGTCCGCATGGACAACATCACGGGTCGGTCTGACGACCTCATCATCATCCGCGGGGTCAACTTCTACCCGAGCGAAGTCGAGTCGGTCGTCCTCGAGTTCGACGAAGTCGCGCCGCACTACCGCATTGACATCACGCGCGAGGACAACCTCGACAAACTCAAAGTGACCGTCGAAGTCGTCGACGACTTCGATGGGTCTATCACCGACCTCAAGGGTCGTATCACGAAGCGTCTCTCGAACGTGCTGTCGTTCACCCCGGACGAACTGAACCTCGTCGAGTACGGGAACATCGCCCGCACCGAAGTCGGCAAGGTCCAGCGCGTCTACGACCACAGAGGCCAGTAA
- a CDS encoding EthD domain-containing protein: MIKLVNLVVRKPDYSHEEFVERWTGSHAELAKDLPGLVKYATSLPTSPEQSEYDGIVELYFEDMDALKAAFGSEIGERVNADAAEFIDMEQGPTLYVEETTQLDRT; the protein is encoded by the coding sequence ATGATTAAATTGGTGAATCTCGTGGTCCGCAAGCCGGACTACTCGCACGAGGAGTTCGTCGAGCGCTGGACCGGGTCGCACGCCGAACTCGCGAAGGACCTTCCCGGACTCGTGAAGTACGCGACCAGTCTCCCGACGAGTCCAGAACAGTCCGAGTACGACGGCATCGTGGAACTCTACTTCGAAGACATGGACGCACTGAAAGCGGCGTTCGGTTCCGAAATCGGAGAGCGTGTGAACGCCGACGCCGCCGAGTTCATCGACATGGAGCAGGGCCCGACGCTCTACGTCGAAGAGACGACGCAACTCGACAGGACGTGA